The proteins below come from a single Sorghum bicolor cultivar BTx623 chromosome 4, Sorghum_bicolor_NCBIv3, whole genome shotgun sequence genomic window:
- the LOC8077777 gene encoding apoptosis inhibitor 5-like protein API5: MAAAAAAADADAAEVERLYELGERLSSAKDKSEHAADYEAIIAAVKGQSVKAKQLAAQLIPRFFRSFPALATRAMSAMFDLVDMEELAIRIQAIRGFPLLGKDTEFVSKIADVLGQLLTSEENVERDAVHKALMSLIRQDVKNSLQPLFKHVEQGSEIREKIISFLRDKVFPLKAELLKPQAEMERFITDLIKKSVQDVTGSEFELFMGFLRSLSIFGDTAPRESFQELIEIIQAQADLNSQFNVSDIDHIERWISCMYMALPIFMRGGSASKFLNYFVKQIVPAFEKIPEEKKLDLLKTIASSSPYATAQDSRQLLPSVVQLLKKYMPGKKVEDINHNYVECLLYTFHHLAHKTPNTTNSLCGYKIVTGQPSDRLGEDFSEHYKDFTERLIGTEETVRAASKRLTQGMADFNKAISSAKTEGEKTKIKGDQQTSTRTMRSYNNILSMAQLLHLKSPLFIGDKKITLSWMEQPKKPEATTARGKRSQPATNGNGPANKKGRGGMQNQLVNRAFEGLSRGGRGSGRGQVRGGRGRGRGWGGYR; encoded by the exons acgccgacgcagcagaggtggAGCGGCTTTACGAGCTCGGCGAGCGCCTCTCCTCCGCCAAGGACAAGTCCGAG CATGCGGCGGACTACGAGGCGATTATTGCAGCGGTGAAGGGACAGAGTGTCAAGGCGAAGCAGCTCGCAGCGCAGCTCATCCCCAGGTTCTTCCGGAGCTTCCCTGCACTCGCCACGCGTGCCATGTCGGCCATGttcgacctcgtcgatatggagGAGCTCGCG ATCAGAATACAAGCTATTCGGGGGTTTCCACTTCTTGGCAAAGATACTGAATTTGTGTCAAAAATTGCAGATGTTTTGGGACAACTCCTTACAAGTG AGGAAAATGTAGAGCGTGATGCTGTTCATAAAGCGCTCATGTCCCTTATACGACAAGATGTTAAAA ATTCTTTACAACCTTTATTTAAGCATGTGGAGCAAGGATCAGAGATTCGTGAGAAGAttatttcttttcttcgagacaAG GTCTTTCCTCTTAAAGCAGAGCTACTGAAACCTCAAGCAGAAATGGAGAGATTTATAACAGATTTGATAAAGAAA AGTGTGCAAGATGTAACTGGTTCAGAATTTGAACTATTCATGGGATTCCTGCGAAGCTTGAGCATATTTGGGGATACTGCTCCTAGAGAGTCCTTTCAAGAACTAATTGAAATTATTCAAGCACAGGCTGATCTGAATTCACAATTCAAT GTTTCTGACATTGACCACATTGAGAGGTGGATTTCATGCATGTATATGGCTCTTCCAATCTTCATG AGAGGAGGATCAGCAAGCAAGTTCCTCAATTACTTCGTCAAGCAAATTGTTCCAGCATTTGAGAAG ATTCCTGAAGAAAAGAAACTGGATTTGCTCAAGACTATTGCTTCAAGTTCACCATATGCGACAGCACAAGATTCACGTCAGCTGCTTCCATCTGTTGTTCAGTTACTCAAG AAGTATATGCCTGGGAAGAAGGTGGAAGATATCAACCATAATTATGTTGAGTGCTTGCTGTACACTTTTCATCATTTGGCTCATAAG ACTCCAAACACAACAAACAGTCTATGTGGCTACAAGATTGTTACCGGGCAACCATCCGATAGACTTGGGGAGGACTTCTCTGAGCATTACAAAGATTTTACGGAGAG GTTAATTGGAACAGAAGAGACGGTACGAGCAGCCTCAAAGCGACTAACTCAGGGGATGGCAGATTTCAACAAGGCAATATCTTCAGCAAAAACTGAAGGGGAAAAGACTAAAATT AAAGGCGATCAGCAAACTTCAACAAGGACAATGAGGTCATATAACAATATATTGTCAATGGCACAG TTGTTGCATTTGAAATCCCCTTTATTTATTGGTGATAAGAAAATCACTCTATCATGGATGGAGCAGCCCAAGAAACCAGAAGCTACAACAGCAAG GGGGAAGAGGTCACAACCTGCTACAAATGGGAATGGCCCTGCAAATAAGAAGGGGAGAGGAGGAATGCAAAACCAGCTTGTGAACAGAGCTTTTGAAGGATTGTCTCGTGGTGGTAGAGGCAGTGGAAGGGGGCAGGTcaggggtggccgaggaagaggaagaggatggGGTGGCTACCGCTGA